The Nitrospirota bacterium genome has a segment encoding these proteins:
- a CDS encoding acyl carrier protein → MKRLKVILSQVLKIQEDTISDETSPDNTPTWDSMNALLLVTTLEDEYKVKFTARDIISVKNVRDMKESLKRHGIILTDN, encoded by the coding sequence TGTCACAGGTATTGAAAATACAGGAGGATACAATTAGTGATGAGACTTCGCCTGATAACACTCCAACATGGGATTCTATGAATGCATTGTTGTTGGTTACTACTCTTGAGGACGAATACAAGGTAAAATTTACAGCACGTGATATAATCAGCGTAAAAAACGTAAGGGATATGAAGGAAAGTTTAAAACGTCATGGGATAATACTTACAGATAA